The Solibacillus sp. FSL R7-0682 genome includes a window with the following:
- a CDS encoding IS3 family transposase — protein MENLRKKYTVTCILKVLGIPRATYYRWMKEGIRGFSAIETVLIELCKKTKYRYGHRKIRYLLQKEYGYQLNRNTVQKLMQKHNLQCRVKKKRKFKIDQGPEIIAPNLLARCFTATAPNEKWVTDITYIQYGSTTMYLATILDLFNNEIVAYKLYDHQQTPLVMDVLKAALEERNYPKGILVHSDQGSVYTSYAYQNFLEEMNCRASMSRRGNCWDNAVIESFHSHIKSEAFLRVKVHSLTNEETKLRVAAYMCEYNQERIQEKLGYLTPLEYGKQVA, from the coding sequence GTGGAGAATCTGCGTAAGAAATATACAGTCACATGTATTTTAAAGGTGCTAGGGATTCCTCGTGCAACCTATTATCGTTGGATGAAAGAAGGAATCCGAGGATTTTCAGCCATTGAAACAGTACTGATTGAGCTATGTAAAAAAACGAAATATCGTTACGGTCATCGTAAGATAAGATATTTACTTCAAAAAGAATATGGTTATCAATTGAATCGCAATACGGTACAAAAGCTGATGCAAAAGCACAACCTACAATGTCGGGTGAAAAAGAAACGAAAATTTAAAATAGACCAAGGGCCAGAAATCATTGCCCCTAATTTATTAGCACGCTGTTTTACAGCTACGGCACCCAATGAAAAGTGGGTAACAGATATAACGTACATTCAATATGGTTCTACAACGATGTATTTGGCAACGATTTTAGATTTGTTTAACAATGAGATTGTCGCATATAAATTATATGACCATCAACAAACACCACTTGTGATGGATGTGTTAAAGGCGGCTTTAGAAGAAAGAAATTATCCAAAAGGAATCCTTGTCCATTCAGACCAAGGAAGTGTGTATACATCGTATGCCTATCAAAATTTTTTAGAGGAAATGAATTGTCGAGCAAGTATGTCACGACGAGGAAACTGTTGGGATAATGCGGTGATTGAGTCATTTCATTCACATATCAAAAGCGAAGCATTTTTACGTGTGAAAGTTCATTCACTAACAAACGAAGAAACGAAATTACGTGTAGCAGCATACATGTGCGAGTATAATCAAGAACGTATACAAGAAAAATTAGGCTACTTAACTCCCCTTGAATATGGAAAGCAAGTAGCTTAA
- a CDS encoding ABC transporter ATP-binding protein codes for MSTSKRLYLYALKFKKPILIGLFLLTLGVATDIAGPFIAKYIIDHYMTPGNLQVEPIAILLAIFFLLSVLTAVFRYLMNIYLQRGANHVIQQLRKDVFGHIQTLPIEYFDNLPAGKIVARVTNDTEAIRNLYVTVLSQFANSFITIGGVYIALFILNWKMALFALILMPIVYLWMILYRKYASQYNHVIRTKIADINAMINESINGMTIIQAFRREDQMKHEFDELNNEHYDYNRKLLILDSATSHNLVNILRLGMFGVFVFYFGTQSMTLPEAVSAGTLYAFVDYITRLFNPITNLVNQFSQLERSLVAGSRVFELLDQTGEKVSEERVSRYKGNVVFDHVSFAYKNDEYVLKNINFEAKQGETVALVGHTGSGKSSIMNLLFRFYDPQKGRIIIDGQDITKLSRQAIREHMGIVLQDPYLFTGTIATNVSLNDARISREAVEKALEAVGGDRVLAKFENGIDEPVIEKGSTLSSGQRQLISFARALAFDPAILILDEATSNIDSETEEIIQHAMDVLKQGRTTFIIAHRLSTIKNADKILVLDRGEIVEQGTHDELVALGGKYELMYRLQSGALHQ; via the coding sequence ATGAGTACATCTAAACGACTGTATTTATACGCTTTAAAATTTAAAAAACCGATATTAATTGGTTTATTTTTATTAACACTTGGTGTTGCGACCGATATCGCAGGACCGTTTATAGCAAAATATATTATCGACCATTACATGACGCCAGGCAATTTACAGGTTGAGCCAATTGCGATACTACTAGCAATCTTCTTCCTGCTTTCAGTTTTAACTGCGGTATTTCGTTATTTAATGAATATATACTTACAGCGCGGGGCCAACCATGTCATTCAGCAACTGCGTAAAGATGTATTCGGACATATCCAAACATTACCCATCGAATACTTCGATAATTTGCCAGCCGGGAAAATTGTAGCCCGTGTCACAAACGATACTGAAGCCATTCGTAACTTATACGTTACTGTTCTTTCTCAATTTGCGAATAGCTTCATCACAATTGGCGGCGTATATATTGCATTGTTTATTTTGAATTGGAAGATGGCTTTATTTGCATTAATATTAATGCCCATCGTTTATTTATGGATGATTTTATACCGTAAGTATGCGTCCCAATACAATCATGTCATTCGTACAAAAATCGCCGACATTAACGCGATGATAAATGAATCCATCAATGGAATGACAATTATTCAAGCATTCCGACGCGAAGATCAGATGAAGCATGAATTTGACGAGCTGAATAATGAGCATTATGACTATAATCGTAAATTGCTTATTTTAGATTCTGCGACGTCACATAACTTAGTTAACATTTTACGATTAGGGATGTTTGGTGTATTTGTATTTTACTTTGGTACACAGTCCATGACATTACCAGAAGCTGTATCAGCAGGTACTTTGTACGCCTTCGTTGATTATATTACGAGACTTTTCAACCCGATTACAAACTTAGTGAACCAGTTCTCACAGCTGGAACGTTCACTTGTTGCAGGATCACGTGTATTTGAGTTACTAGATCAAACAGGTGAAAAAGTAAGTGAAGAGCGTGTTTCACGCTATAAAGGGAATGTTGTATTTGATCATGTTTCTTTTGCTTATAAGAACGACGAATACGTATTAAAAAACATTAACTTTGAAGCAAAACAAGGTGAAACCGTTGCGCTCGTTGGTCATACTGGCTCTGGGAAAAGCTCGATTATGAATTTACTATTCCGCTTCTATGACCCTCAAAAAGGACGTATTATCATTGATGGTCAGGACATTACAAAGCTTTCTCGCCAAGCAATTCGCGAACATATGGGTATTGTTTTACAAGATCCTTACCTATTTACAGGGACAATTGCAACAAATGTCAGCTTAAATGATGCACGTATTTCAAGAGAGGCAGTCGAAAAAGCATTAGAAGCAGTTGGGGGAGACCGTGTATTAGCGAAATTTGAAAACGGAATCGATGAACCAGTCATTGAAAAAGGTAGTACCCTATCCTCTGGTCAGCGCCAATTAATTTCGTTTGCACGTGCATTAGCCTTTGACCCAGCAATCTTGATTTTAGACGAAGCTACATCAAATATAGATTCAGAAACAGAGGAAATCATTCAGCATGCGATGGATGTATTAAAGCAAGGTCGTACAACATTTATTATTGCCCACCGACTATCTACTATTAAAAATGCAGATAAAATTTTAGTTTTAGATCGTGGCGAAATTGTTGAACAAGGAACACACGATGAACTTGTTGCTCTTGGCGGCAAATATGAATTAATGTACAGATTACAATCTGGTGCCTTGCATCAATAG
- a CDS encoding ABC transporter ATP-binding protein, with amino-acid sequence MFNVFVKLKWFFKEYRKQYTIAITLLMIASIIEVLPPWILGEAIDVMTNGDMTSSQLWKYVGFILIAAISSYVLNFFWQYQLFGGSIALDRILRKKLMHQFLKMTPTFYEKNRTGDLMAKATNDLNSVTLTAGFGIMTLIDSTVFMALIILAMGFFISWKLTFFAMLPIPIMAIIIQYLGKIVHERYMTAQNAFGEMNDSVLESIAGTRVIRAYVQEKKDEDRFEGMSENIFAKNMQVAYINGLFMPITKIGTGICYVIALGYGAFLVSNNELTVGQLVSFNVYLGLAIWPMFAIGELINVMQQGSASLDRVQETLEYEADVQNPASPTKHTIPNSIGFSEFTFQYPLSQMKNLQQISLNLQKGQTLGIVGKTGAGKTTFIRQLLREYPLGNGQIVINDTDLAQMTKEQILDWIGYVPQDHTLFSRTIRENILFGKEDATTADIEEAIRLAYFEKDLKNLPLGIETLVGEKGVSLSGGQKQRVSIARALIKDPEILILDDSLSAVDAKTESKIIENIQTERAGKTTIISTHRLSGIQHADEIIVLDDGFIVERGTHEELLHLGGWYKEQFDRQQLEEVSE; translated from the coding sequence ATGTTTAATGTATTTGTGAAATTAAAATGGTTTTTTAAAGAGTATCGAAAACAATATACGATTGCGATTACGCTGCTCATGATTGCCAGCATTATTGAAGTGTTACCGCCATGGATTCTTGGTGAAGCCATCGATGTAATGACAAACGGTGACATGACAAGTAGTCAACTTTGGAAGTATGTTGGATTCATCCTTATAGCAGCAATTAGCAGCTATGTACTTAACTTCTTCTGGCAATATCAATTATTTGGCGGTTCGATAGCACTCGACCGAATTTTACGAAAAAAATTAATGCACCAATTTTTGAAAATGACACCGACGTTTTATGAAAAAAATCGTACAGGTGACTTAATGGCAAAAGCGACAAATGATTTAAACTCTGTGACATTAACAGCCGGTTTTGGGATTATGACTTTAATTGACTCAACGGTTTTTATGGCACTGATCATTTTAGCGATGGGATTCTTCATCTCATGGAAACTCACATTTTTTGCAATGCTCCCTATCCCGATTATGGCCATTATCATTCAATATTTAGGTAAAATTGTGCATGAACGCTATATGACAGCGCAGAACGCCTTTGGTGAAATGAACGATAGCGTGCTTGAATCGATTGCAGGTACACGCGTAATTCGCGCCTATGTACAGGAGAAAAAAGATGAAGACCGCTTCGAAGGTATGAGTGAAAACATCTTCGCAAAAAACATGCAAGTCGCCTATATTAACGGTTTATTTATGCCGATTACGAAAATCGGAACAGGTATTTGTTATGTGATTGCACTTGGTTACGGGGCTTTCCTTGTTTCAAATAATGAATTAACGGTTGGGCAGCTTGTATCCTTTAATGTGTATTTAGGTTTAGCGATATGGCCAATGTTCGCAATTGGTGAATTAATCAATGTCATGCAACAAGGTAGTGCCTCACTCGACCGTGTTCAGGAAACATTAGAATATGAAGCTGATGTTCAAAATCCTGCTTCTCCAACAAAACATACTATTCCAAATTCAATTGGGTTTTCAGAGTTCACGTTCCAATACCCTCTGTCTCAAATGAAAAACTTACAGCAGATTTCACTTAATCTGCAAAAAGGGCAAACACTTGGGATCGTTGGGAAAACGGGCGCCGGGAAAACAACATTCATTCGTCAATTATTACGAGAATACCCACTTGGCAATGGACAAATTGTAATTAATGATACAGACCTTGCCCAAATGACGAAGGAGCAAATATTAGACTGGATTGGTTATGTACCACAGGATCATACACTGTTTTCAAGAACCATCCGTGAAAATATTTTATTTGGTAAAGAGGACGCAACTACAGCAGATATTGAGGAAGCAATACGCCTTGCCTACTTCGAAAAAGATTTAAAAAATTTACCACTTGGGATTGAAACACTTGTTGGTGAAAAAGGAGTTTCTCTATCAGGTGGGCAAAAGCAACGTGTATCGATTGCACGTGCCCTTATAAAAGATCCAGAAATTTTAATTTTAGATGACTCGCTATCTGCAGTCGATGCAAAAACAGAATCAAAAATTATCGAAAACATACAAACTGAGCGTGCTGGGAAAACAACAATTATCTCTACTCACCGCTTATCTGGTATTCAACATGCCGATGAAATTATCGTATTAGATGACGGCTTCATTGTCGAACGTGGTACCCATGAAGAGCTTCTCCACTTAGGTGGTTGGTACAAAGAGCAATTTGACCGCCAGCAACTAGAGGAGGTGAGCGAATGA
- a CDS encoding fructose-2,6-bisphosphatase — protein sequence MKKLLLFVLLSVMTLAACGTTEENPSPTTEGNAKEETIILYKSDANAEYTMPFEETYDGKSDLVPFIYSKVNEHDVVLLDYTLENNDTSLVLNLGDDVYTIQGSAGAAMFVETLARSYFENMPEIKEITFIHKGSYESILDHMDIGEPYSREKFDM from the coding sequence ATGAAAAAATTACTGCTATTCGTTTTATTAAGTGTGATGACCCTTGCTGCTTGCGGGACTACAGAAGAAAATCCTTCCCCAACAACTGAAGGGAATGCAAAAGAAGAGACTATTATTTTATATAAATCTGATGCCAATGCTGAGTATACAATGCCTTTTGAAGAGACATATGACGGCAAGTCAGATTTAGTACCGTTTATCTATTCAAAAGTAAATGAACATGATGTTGTATTGCTAGATTATACATTGGAAAATAATGATACGAGTTTAGTATTAAATTTAGGGGACGATGTGTATACGATCCAAGGTTCAGCAGGTGCTGCCATGTTTGTTGAAACATTAGCTCGTTCTTATTTTGAAAATATGCCAGAAATTAAAGAAATAACGTTCATTCATAAAGGCTCATATGAATCTATTTTAGACCATATGGATATCGGAGAACCATATTCTCGTGAGAAATTTGATATGTAG
- a CDS encoding amidohydrolase: protein MTQLWTNGTIYTMENEMETVNAVLVNNGKIQAVGSFEELQPLAEEIIDLQGATMYPGFVDSHLHMIGHGAKLQRLDLTTVKSADELLRVVGEVAATLKPGEWLIGEGWNENQFTDSRIPTRNELDAQSTNPILLNRVCHHVVLVNSAALAIGNVTNDTIDPEGGKIGRDPNGDLNGLLYEQATELVASALNKESEEYIQLLEKSLTLAVEDMLSHGLTGGHTEEMSYFGAYSLPLSTYNRVIGEKQNFRVNLLRHHHVFKEMMEQEAHFEGPFVEPGAMKIFADGSYGGSTAALLEPYANEEGNYGMLIHSNEQMEQLVQLARKYNEAVAIHLIGDAGVEQVLNCIEKYPVPEGKRDRLIHCCLVTETQLERIKKLPVILDLQPAFVPSDFPWVLEKLGENRSGYLYAWKTFMDEGLMCAAGTDAPIEAISPLQNIYAAVERKKSNATHDGYIQSEKLTRFEAIRMYTVGSAQAICKEHERGLIKAGFDADFSIFDQDLLQGTSEQMLQAKVLKTVVAGKIVFERK from the coding sequence ATGACACAATTATGGACGAACGGTACAATTTATACGATGGAAAATGAAATGGAAACAGTAAACGCGGTTCTTGTAAATAACGGGAAAATTCAAGCGGTTGGCTCATTTGAAGAGCTTCAGCCGCTTGCAGAAGAAATTATCGATTTACAAGGAGCAACGATGTATCCAGGCTTTGTAGATAGTCATTTACATATGATTGGACATGGGGCAAAGCTACAAAGATTAGATTTGACAACTGTAAAAAGCGCAGATGAATTACTTCGCGTTGTGGGAGAAGTAGCTGCTACGTTAAAGCCTGGTGAGTGGCTAATTGGCGAAGGTTGGAATGAAAATCAATTCACCGATAGTCGTATTCCGACGAGAAATGAATTGGACGCACAATCAACGAATCCAATTTTATTAAATCGTGTTTGTCACCATGTCGTGTTAGTCAATTCGGCTGCGCTAGCTATAGGAAATGTTACGAATGATACGATAGATCCAGAAGGTGGAAAAATAGGGCGAGATCCAAATGGCGATTTAAATGGCTTACTTTATGAACAGGCAACGGAGTTAGTGGCTTCTGCCCTAAATAAAGAAAGTGAAGAATACATTCAATTACTTGAGAAATCATTAACGTTGGCAGTGGAAGACATGCTAAGTCATGGGTTAACAGGTGGCCATACCGAGGAAATGAGTTATTTTGGTGCATACTCACTTCCGCTATCGACATACAACCGTGTCATCGGAGAAAAGCAAAACTTCCGGGTTAACTTACTCCGTCATCACCATGTGTTTAAAGAAATGATGGAGCAGGAAGCACATTTTGAAGGCCCGTTTGTAGAACCGGGGGCAATGAAGATTTTTGCAGACGGATCATATGGTGGTTCAACAGCAGCGCTTCTCGAACCTTATGCAAATGAAGAGGGTAATTATGGAATGTTAATACATTCAAATGAACAGATGGAACAACTGGTTCAACTCGCAAGAAAGTATAATGAAGCAGTTGCCATCCATTTAATTGGAGATGCAGGTGTAGAGCAAGTGCTAAATTGTATAGAAAAATACCCTGTCCCAGAAGGGAAGCGCGATCGACTAATTCACTGTTGCTTAGTGACGGAAACTCAATTAGAACGTATTAAAAAGCTACCAGTCATATTAGATTTACAACCAGCGTTTGTACCATCAGATTTCCCATGGGTACTCGAAAAGTTAGGTGAGAATCGTAGCGGATATTTGTATGCATGGAAAACATTCATGGATGAAGGACTAATGTGCGCGGCGGGAACAGATGCCCCGATTGAAGCAATAAGTCCATTACAAAATATTTATGCTGCAGTAGAGCGCAAAAAAAGCAATGCGACGCATGATGGCTATATCCAATCGGAAAAGCTAACTCGCTTTGAAGCAATAAGGATGTATACTGTCGGGAGTGCACAGGCTATCTGTAAGGAGCATGAACGCGGTTTAATTAAGGCAGGATTTGATGCGGATTTTTCTATTTTTGATCAGGATTTATTACAAGGAACTTCAGAGCAAATGCTTCAAGCAAAGGTGCTAAAAACTGTTGTAGCAGGAAAAATTGTCTTTGAAAGAAAATAA
- a CDS encoding glutathione ABC transporter substrate-binding protein, with product MKANRLWLVFVFSLIFLLVACSNEGEDASSEGASKKTNSEAVVQGGELIIEVLSEAVELDPHGSNDVPSSNVQRNIFETLVVRNFETGDIEPLLAQSWEYVDELTLQLKLREGVKFHDGTDFNAEAVKINLDRLLDPAIASPRLSNFEPVKEVVVVDEYTVQIKTEQPYGPLLFALTHPGGNIISPAVIAEDYKRMESGGEARAYVNENPIGTGFLKLDKWTSGQEIRLVKNTEYWGEQVAYDLAVFKTVPESQTRAADLEAGYAHIIDPVQPTEVPLVEGFAQVIKQPSVSISYVGFNTEKAPYDNVKVRQAIAKALDREAIIQGVYDGFGVAAFGPLSPMVWGHTEDITKQDTNIEEAKKLLEEAGLKEGFKTAIWTNDNPQRQQIAVILQETLKQLNIEVSIEVLEWGAYLEKTSKNEHDMFILGWAPSTGDADGALYPLFHSSDIGNNNRTRFNNSELDKLLEAGRVETDDATRMGIYKEAQEIITKQAPAAFVHHQAYLTGYANNISGFSVDATGIYQIQKVKITQ from the coding sequence ATGAAAGCAAACCGTTTATGGCTCGTATTCGTATTTTCACTTATTTTCTTATTAGTCGCGTGTAGTAATGAGGGGGAAGATGCATCATCAGAAGGTGCAAGTAAAAAAACAAATTCAGAAGCAGTCGTACAGGGAGGAGAATTAATCATTGAAGTATTATCAGAGGCGGTTGAGTTAGATCCACATGGTTCAAATGATGTCCCCTCTTCCAATGTTCAACGTAATATTTTTGAGACGCTTGTTGTTAGAAACTTCGAAACGGGTGACATTGAACCATTATTAGCACAATCATGGGAATATGTTGATGAATTAACATTACAATTAAAACTACGTGAAGGCGTAAAATTCCATGATGGTACAGACTTCAACGCTGAGGCAGTAAAAATTAATTTAGACCGTTTACTTGATCCAGCTATTGCTTCACCACGTTTATCTAATTTTGAGCCAGTTAAGGAAGTTGTCGTAGTAGATGAATATACTGTACAAATTAAAACGGAACAACCATATGGTCCGTTATTATTTGCTTTAACACACCCAGGTGGAAATATAATTAGCCCGGCTGTTATTGCAGAAGACTATAAGCGTATGGAAAGTGGTGGAGAAGCTCGTGCGTATGTCAATGAAAACCCAATTGGCACTGGTTTCTTAAAGTTAGATAAATGGACATCTGGTCAGGAAATTCGCTTAGTTAAAAATACAGAGTACTGGGGTGAGCAAGTAGCATATGATTTAGCAGTTTTTAAAACTGTGCCTGAAAGTCAAACGCGTGCTGCAGACTTAGAAGCAGGATACGCCCATATAATTGATCCTGTTCAACCAACTGAGGTACCACTTGTAGAAGGATTTGCTCAAGTAATTAAACAGCCATCTGTATCGATTTCCTATGTTGGATTTAATACAGAAAAAGCACCATATGATAACGTAAAGGTGCGTCAAGCAATTGCAAAGGCTTTAGATCGTGAGGCCATTATTCAAGGGGTTTATGATGGATTTGGTGTCGCAGCATTTGGTCCATTATCACCAATGGTTTGGGGACACACAGAGGATATAACGAAGCAGGATACAAATATAGAAGAAGCTAAAAAACTATTAGAAGAAGCAGGATTGAAAGAAGGCTTCAAAACGGCAATTTGGACAAATGACAATCCTCAGCGTCAACAAATTGCGGTAATATTACAAGAAACATTAAAACAATTAAACATTGAAGTTTCAATTGAAGTGCTAGAGTGGGGCGCATACTTAGAGAAAACATCTAAAAATGAGCATGATATGTTCATATTAGGGTGGGCACCTTCGACAGGTGATGCGGATGGGGCATTGTATCCATTATTCCATTCATCAGATATTGGCAACAACAACCGTACTCGCTTTAATAATTCAGAATTAGATAAATTACTGGAGGCTGGTCGTGTTGAAACGGATGATGCAACACGTATGGGTATTTACAAAGAAGCACAGGAAATTATTACTAAACAAGCACCAGCAGCATTCGTTCACCACCAAGCTTATTTAACAGGCTATGCAAATAACATCTCTGGCTTTTCAGTAGATGCAACGGGAATTTACCAAATTCAAAAAGTGAAAATTACACAATAG
- a CDS encoding DNA-deoxyinosine glycosylase yields MQNVLPPIVDDETKVLIIGSMPGKQSLDKQQYYGNPRNHFWPIIGQLLNVTIPEQYEQKIELLRIRKIGLWDSIQSCERQGSLDATIKNEIPNDFEWLFQQYPQIQLVLFNGGKSFNVFKKHIGLSILNGREFEKMPSTSPIPGKNIKSFEEKVAAWRILKHALDE; encoded by the coding sequence ATTCAAAACGTCCTACCACCGATTGTTGATGACGAGACGAAAGTATTAATCATCGGGTCAATGCCAGGGAAACAATCGTTAGATAAACAACAATATTACGGTAACCCACGCAATCATTTTTGGCCAATAATAGGACAGCTCTTAAATGTAACAATTCCAGAGCAGTACGAACAGAAAATAGAGTTATTACGTATCCGAAAAATTGGACTGTGGGATTCTATTCAAAGTTGTGAGCGACAAGGCAGCCTAGATGCAACGATAAAAAATGAAATCCCCAATGATTTTGAATGGCTTTTTCAGCAATATCCACAAATCCAGCTTGTACTATTTAATGGTGGAAAAAGCTTCAATGTGTTTAAGAAACATATTGGTTTATCAATACTTAATGGGAGAGAGTTTGAAAAAATGCCATCCACTAGCCCAATTCCAGGGAAAAATATTAAATCATTTGAGGAAAAGGTTGCCGCATGGCGTATCCTTAAGCACGCACTAGACGAGTAA
- a CDS encoding DinB family protein — translation MYRVAEDFIFDWANSSKGALKVMQAIPDAKMEVSIVEGHNSLGWLSWHLVSVAGAFGHFAGLQIPAPGPDMKQPGTMAEIIEKYEMVIEAFNKEVASLTSEQLEEEVPAFGGMMKRGQLLRVVINHQTHHVGQMTVLLRQTGLKVPPVMGPTQEMQ, via the coding sequence ATGTACCGTGTTGCAGAGGATTTTATTTTTGATTGGGCAAATTCTTCAAAAGGTGCTTTAAAGGTCATGCAAGCTATTCCAGACGCTAAAATGGAAGTATCAATTGTTGAAGGGCACAATTCATTAGGATGGCTTTCATGGCATCTAGTAAGTGTTGCAGGTGCATTTGGCCATTTTGCAGGATTACAAATTCCAGCACCAGGTCCTGATATGAAGCAGCCTGGAACAATGGCTGAAATTATTGAAAAATACGAAATGGTAATTGAAGCTTTTAATAAAGAAGTAGCCAGTCTAACATCTGAGCAATTAGAAGAAGAAGTGCCAGCATTTGGTGGCATGATGAAGCGCGGTCAGTTATTACGTGTTGTGATTAACCATCAAACACATCATGTTGGTCAAATGACAGTCTTATTACGCCAAACGGGCTTAAAAGTACCACCAGTAATGGGACCAACTCAAGAAATGCAATAA
- a CDS encoding DUF554 domain-containing protein, whose product MFGTIVNTVLIILGTLIGAAVKKGIRKEYQTALFNAMGFAALALGANAIVENMPNSKYPVLFIVSLAIGSFVGALLDLDGKFNSLVGRFGHSNLSKGLSTAILLFCIGTLSILGPIESALYNNHTYLLTNATLDFVTSIALAATYGIGIMFAAIVLFCWQGSIYLLAQNLEPFLTEALMTEVSIVGGVLIFASGLSILEIKDSKTLNMLPALLVPVIWFIIIN is encoded by the coding sequence ATGTTTGGAACAATTGTCAACACAGTTCTTATTATTTTAGGCACGTTAATTGGAGCAGCAGTAAAAAAGGGGATTAGAAAAGAATACCAAACGGCACTATTTAACGCGATGGGATTCGCCGCATTAGCACTAGGTGCAAATGCAATTGTTGAAAATATGCCGAATAGTAAGTACCCTGTGCTCTTTATCGTGAGCTTGGCAATCGGAAGCTTCGTAGGCGCATTACTTGATTTAGATGGGAAGTTCAATTCATTAGTTGGACGTTTTGGTCATTCCAATTTAAGCAAGGGGCTTTCAACGGCAATTTTATTATTTTGTATCGGGACGTTATCTATTTTAGGTCCAATTGAAAGTGCTTTATATAATAACCATACATATTTACTGACGAATGCAACGCTTGATTTTGTGACATCTATTGCATTAGCTGCAACATATGGCATCGGTATTATGTTTGCTGCGATTGTTCTATTTTGTTGGCAAGGTAGCATTTATTTACTCGCACAAAATTTGGAGCCATTTTTAACAGAAGCTCTTATGACAGAAGTATCAATTGTAGGAGGCGTATTAATTTTTGCATCCGGGTTATCTATTTTAGAAATCAAAGACAGCAAAACGCTCAATATGCTCCCAGCACTTCTCGTACCAGTTATATGGTTTATTATTATAAATTAG
- a CDS encoding TSUP family transporter, with the protein MGFDLDPQLVIILICFGFLAAFIDSVVGGGGLISLPALMFTGLSPSAAVATNKLAGTMGSLTSTITFYRSGKLDVKSVFKFFPFVFISSMIGAWIVHLLDPSLLKPLMLIMLAAVLVYTLFKKDWGSISAVKELSKTKFILFLVVIAFIGFYDGFLGPGTGSFLIFAYLMVGYDFLKAAGNAKFLNFGSNIGALLMFMYLGQINYAYGFIMGAAQIVGAIVGSKYAIKRGSGYVRVLFIIVTVTLLAKNTYDYFF; encoded by the coding sequence ATGGGTTTTGATTTAGATCCCCAGCTTGTCATTATATTAATTTGCTTCGGGTTTTTAGCAGCATTTATCGACTCTGTCGTTGGTGGTGGTGGTCTCATTTCTTTGCCTGCGCTAATGTTTACAGGATTAAGTCCATCAGCAGCTGTAGCTACGAATAAACTGGCAGGGACAATGGGTTCTTTAACGAGCACAATTACATTTTATCGTTCAGGAAAACTCGATGTGAAATCTGTGTTTAAATTTTTCCCATTCGTTTTTATTAGTTCAATGATTGGTGCTTGGATTGTACATTTGCTTGATCCGAGTTTATTGAAGCCTCTCATGCTTATTATGCTGGCGGCTGTTTTAGTTTATACGCTTTTCAAAAAAGACTGGGGAAGCATATCCGCTGTAAAGGAACTTTCTAAGACGAAGTTCATCTTATTTTTAGTTGTTATCGCATTTATAGGTTTTTATGATGGTTTTTTAGGACCAGGGACAGGCTCATTTTTAATTTTTGCTTATTTAATGGTTGGATATGATTTTTTAAAGGCTGCAGGAAATGCAAAGTTTTTAAACTTCGGCAGTAATATTGGTGCACTCCTTATGTTTATGTATTTAGGTCAGATCAATTATGCTTATGGGTTCATTATGGGTGCTGCGCAAATTGTCGGTGCAATTGTTGGTTCTAAATATGCCATTAAACGTGGAAGTGGTTATGTACGCGTCCTATTCATTATCGTTACCGTAACATTACTTGCTAAAAACACATATGATTATTTCTTTTAA